From Triticum urartu cultivar G1812 chromosome 2, Tu2.1, whole genome shotgun sequence, a single genomic window includes:
- the LOC125539965 gene encoding squamosa promoter-binding-like protein 8 — translation MMNLPPAAVNSCDEFGYGAPNPPPPSLFPIMDHQEGGGGIHREHDHHHHHHLGGYSLEPSSLALLPPSSHATIAAHSPHDILQFYHHPTSHHYLAAAAAGGNGSPYGQFGGGGTAGGFQSYYHQQAGTGAPEYYFPTLVSSAEENMASFAATQLGLNLGYRTYFPPRGGYTYGHHPPRCQAEGCKADLSGAKRYHRRHKVCEHHSKAPVVVTAGGLHQRFCQQCSRFHLLDEFDDAKKSCRKRLADHNRRRRKSKPSDGDAADKRRAQASKAGSAKGKAAGSSSKSTGTGDAMDIQVQLGSGDLSKDQDETMGHGEVVKEMQVDPKGKASMMQQQQQQQGHHGHGLHLQSQHGFPFPSSSAGSCFPQSQAVSSTDNTSNIGHVQQEQPALGFHQHSNILQLGQAMFDLDFDH, via the exons ATGATGAACCTTCCACCCGCAGCTGTGAACTCCTGCGACGAGTTCGGATATGGGGCTCCcaacccgccgccgccgtcgcttTTTCCGATCATGGACCACCAGGAGGGGGGCGGCGGCATCCATAGGGAGcacgaccaccaccaccaccaccacctcggTGGTTACAGCCTCGAGCCCAGCTCGCTGGCGCTCCTCCCCCCGTCCAGCCACGCCACCATCGCCGCCCACAGCCCCCACGACATCCTCCAGTTCTACCACCACCCCACCTCGCACCAttacctcgccgccgccgcggcagGAGGCAACGGCAGCCCCTACGGCCAATTCGGCGGGGGCGGCACCGCCGGCGGCTTCCAGTCGTACTACCACCAGCAGGCGGGGACGGGCGCGCCCGAGTACTACTTCCCCACCCTGGTCAGTTCGGCGGAGGAGAACATGGCGAGCTTCGCGGCCACGCAGCTGGGGCTCAACCTCGGCTACCGGACCTACTTCCCTCCCAGAGGCGGCTACACCTACGGCCACCACCCGCCCCGGTGCCAGGCCGAGGGCTGCAAGGCAGACCTCTCCGGCGCCAAGCGCTACCACCGCCGCCACAAGGTCTGCGAGCACCACTCCAAGGCTCCCGTCGTCGTCACCGCCGGCGGCCTCCACCAGAGGTTCTGCCAGCAGTGCAGCAG ATTCCATCTGCTTGATGAGTTCGACGACGCGAAGAAGAGCTGCAGGAAACGCCTCGCCGACCACAACCGCCGTCGAAGGAAGTCAAAGCCGTCCGATGGTGATGCCGCCGACAAGAGAAGGGCACAGGCCAGCAAAGCAGGAAGTGCCAAAGGCA AAGCAGCCGGAAGCAGCAGCAAAAGCACCGGCACCGGAGACGCGATGGACATACAAGTGCAGCTGGGGAGTGGAGACTTGTCTAAAGATCAGGACGAAACCATGGGCCACGGAGAGGTGGTGAAAGAAATGCAGGTGGATCCCAAGGGGAAAGCATCAATgatgcagcagcagcagcagcagcagggaCACCATGGCCATGGTCTTCACCTGCAAAGCCAACATGGCTTCCCTTTCCCTTCGTCCTCTGCAGGCTCGTGCTTCCCTCAGAGCCAAGCTGTCTCGAGCACTGACAACACGTCAAATATCGGCCATGTGCAGCAAGAACAGCCAGCCTTGGGATTCCATCAGCACAGCAACATCCTTCAGCTCGGGCAGGCCATGTTTGATCTCGACTTCGATCACTAG